One Natronoarchaeum mannanilyticum genomic window carries:
- a CDS encoding DNA-directed RNA polymerase subunit D, with the protein MAVDYDVEFVEREDRNARFLVRGVTPAFANGVRRAMIADVPTLAIDTVRFVENSSVMFDEQLGLRMGMIPLTTPLGEFELGDTVTLSIDVEGPATAYSGDLVSSDDLVQPADENVPIIDLKDDQRLEAEAEAVAMSGKDHAKHQGGVAVGYRNLQRVEVVGDRGEFEDAEPQIVRGVIEHDGELIPAEEFDNDLTQYEPFEGKELEVHDVENAFVFHVETDGSFTVDELVTQAADTIEERASELETAVQL; encoded by the coding sequence ATGGCAGTGGACTACGACGTCGAGTTCGTCGAACGCGAGGACCGGAACGCACGGTTCCTCGTCCGCGGGGTCACCCCCGCGTTCGCGAACGGCGTCCGCCGGGCGATGATCGCCGACGTGCCGACGCTGGCGATCGACACCGTCCGCTTCGTCGAGAACTCGTCGGTGATGTTCGACGAGCAGCTCGGCCTGCGGATGGGAATGATCCCCCTGACGACCCCGCTCGGCGAGTTCGAGCTCGGCGACACCGTCACCCTCTCGATCGACGTCGAGGGGCCCGCGACGGCCTACTCGGGCGACCTGGTCAGCAGCGACGACCTTGTCCAGCCCGCCGACGAGAACGTCCCGATCATCGACCTGAAGGACGATCAGCGACTGGAAGCGGAGGCGGAAGCGGTCGCGATGTCCGGCAAGGACCACGCCAAACACCAGGGCGGGGTCGCGGTCGGCTACCGCAACCTCCAGCGCGTCGAGGTCGTCGGCGACCGCGGCGAGTTCGAGGACGCCGAACCGCAGATCGTCCGCGGCGTGATCGAGCACGACGGGGAGCTGATCCCCGCCGAGGAGTTCGACAACGACCTCACGCAGTACGAGCCGTTCGAGGGCAAGGAGCTCGAGGTCCACGACGTCGAGAACGCGTTCGTGTTCCACGTCGAGACCGACGGCTCGTTCACGGTCGACGAACTCGTCACGCAGGCGGCCGACACCATCGAAGAGCGAGCGAGCGAGCTCGAAACGGCAGTACAGCTATAG
- a CDS encoding 50S ribosomal protein L18e gives MLPASHFSRGPNRRKVMSKTNPRLNSLIAELKSVSRNGDADVWSDVADRLEKPRRTHAEVNLGRIERYAQEDELVVVPGKVLGSGALQKSVTVAAVDFSGTAETKIEQVGETQELEQAIEQNPDGTNVRVIR, from the coding sequence CTGCTCCCTGCATCACACTTCTCACGCGGTCCTAACAGGAGGAAAGTTATGAGCAAGACGAATCCGAGACTGAACAGTCTCATCGCCGAGCTGAAGTCGGTGTCCCGCAACGGGGACGCCGACGTCTGGAGCGACGTCGCGGACCGGCTCGAGAAACCCCGCCGCACGCACGCGGAAGTCAATCTGGGGCGGATCGAGCGGTACGCGCAGGAAGACGAACTCGTCGTTGTCCCGGGCAAGGTGCTCGGGAGCGGCGCCCTGCAGAAGTCGGTCACCGTCGCGGCGGTCGACTTCTCGGGCACCGCCGAGACGAAGATCGAACAGGTCGGCGAGACCCAAGAGCTAGAACAGGCGATCGAACAGAATCCCGACGGCACGAACGTGCGGGTGATCCGATGA
- a CDS encoding 50S ribosomal protein L13, with product MSYAEFEADAVVDARDCILGRVASEVAQRAIDGERVAVVNAEDAVITGSEDDILDTFETRAEMGSDRGPYYPKRPDRIFKRSIRGMVPYKTTAGREALESVRVYVGNPYDEDGEVLEGTSLDRLSNIKFLHLGEVSENLGANVTW from the coding sequence ATGAGTTACGCGGAGTTCGAGGCCGACGCGGTCGTGGACGCGCGCGACTGCATTCTCGGTCGCGTCGCCAGCGAGGTCGCACAGCGCGCGATCGACGGCGAGCGGGTCGCCGTCGTCAACGCCGAAGACGCCGTCATCACGGGCAGCGAGGACGACATCCTCGATACCTTCGAGACGCGCGCCGAGATGGGATCCGACCGGGGCCCCTACTACCCCAAGCGGCCCGACCGGATCTTCAAGCGCTCGATCCGCGGGATGGTCCCCTACAAGACCACCGCGGGCCGCGAGGCCTTAGAGAGCGTCCGCGTCTACGTGGGCAACCCCTACGACGAGGACGGCGAGGTGCTCGAGGGCACGTCGCTGGACCGGCTGTCGAACATCAAGTTCCTCCACCTCGGGGAGGTCAGCGAGAACCTGGGTGCTAACGTCACATGGTAA
- a CDS encoding 30S ribosomal protein S9 has translation MVTNTSGKKKTAIARATVRDGDGRVRIDSRPVELVEPELARLKMLEPFRIADDVRDGVDIEVSVQGGGISGQADAVRTAIARGLVQHTGDAELRDAYMEFDRSLLVNDVRQSEPKKWGGPGARARYQKSYR, from the coding sequence ATGGTAACCAACACGAGCGGCAAGAAGAAGACCGCCATCGCCCGCGCCACGGTGCGGGACGGTGACGGTCGCGTGCGAATCGATTCCCGACCCGTCGAACTGGTCGAGCCCGAGCTCGCCCGACTGAAGATGCTCGAACCGTTCCGCATCGCGGACGACGTGCGCGACGGCGTCGACATCGAGGTCAGCGTGCAGGGCGGCGGCATCTCCGGGCAGGCCGACGCGGTCCGCACCGCGATCGCCCGCGGCCTCGTCCAGCACACGGGCGACGCCGAGCTCCGGGACGCCTACATGGAGTTCGACCGGTCGCTGCTGGTCAACGACGTCCGGCAGTCCGAGCCCAAGAAGTGGGGCGGTCCCGGCGCCCGGGCCCGCTACCAGAAGTCCTACCGCTAA
- a CDS encoding DNA-directed RNA polymerase subunit N has product MMVPVRCFTCGNVVGEHWEEFKARAREGDEDPEQVLNELGVERHCCRRMLVSHKDLVDIVAPYQ; this is encoded by the coding sequence ATGATGGTACCAGTCCGGTGTTTCACGTGCGGCAACGTCGTCGGTGAACACTGGGAAGAGTTCAAGGCGCGAGCCCGCGAGGGCGACGAGGACCCCGAGCAGGTGCTGAACGAGCTCGGCGTCGAGCGACACTGCTGTCGCCGGATGCTCGTCTCGCACAAGGACCTCGTCGACATCGTGGCCCCCTACCAGTAA
- a CDS encoding DNA-directed RNA polymerase subunit K, with product MSQSQRFTRYEKARILGARALQVSYGAPVLIDTDQTEPILVAAEEYDAGALPFTVNRGDT from the coding sequence ATGTCCCAATCACAGCGATTCACACGGTACGAGAAAGCGCGGATCCTGGGCGCGCGAGCGCTCCAGGTCTCCTACGGGGCACCGGTGCTGATCGACACGGACCAGACCGAGCCGATCCTGGTCGCCGCCGAGGAGTACGACGCGGGGGCGCTCCCCTTCACGGTCAACAGAGGCGACACATGA
- the eno gene encoding phosphopyruvate hydratase produces MTLITDIRLRRVLDSRGNPTVEADVLTESGGFGRGAAPSGASTGEFEAIELPANEAIAAAREHAVPRLVDEVYAGDQRSVDAALRAADGTEDFSEIGANSAVAISMAAAKAGADVLGAPLFQHLGGAFRGDNFPIPLGNVIGGGEHAADATDIQEFLSAPVGAPSVADAVFANAQVHQEIHDILLDRDVPSGKGDEGAWAPSIDDAEAFEIVEEATDAVADELGFEITFGLDVAAAEMYDEDEGGYVYGDQVRDTEEQIDYIAELVEEYDLAYVEDPLDENDFDAFTELTDRVGDQTLICGDDLFVTNVERLERGIEQDAANSILIKPNQIGTLSDAFDAIELAARNEYGTIVSHRSGETEDTTIAHLAVATDAEFIKTGAVGGERTAKLNELIRIADDAA; encoded by the coding sequence ATGACACTGATCACCGACATCCGACTCCGGCGCGTCCTCGACTCGCGGGGCAACCCCACGGTCGAGGCAGACGTACTGACCGAGAGCGGCGGCTTCGGCCGCGGCGCCGCACCGAGCGGCGCCAGCACCGGCGAGTTCGAGGCGATCGAACTGCCGGCCAACGAGGCCATCGCCGCCGCCCGCGAGCACGCCGTCCCGCGCCTCGTCGACGAGGTGTACGCCGGCGACCAGCGCTCGGTCGACGCCGCGCTGCGGGCCGCCGACGGCACCGAGGACTTCTCGGAGATCGGCGCCAACAGCGCCGTCGCGATCAGCATGGCCGCCGCGAAGGCCGGCGCCGACGTGCTGGGCGCGCCGCTGTTCCAGCATCTGGGCGGCGCCTTCCGCGGCGACAACTTCCCGATCCCGCTGGGTAACGTGATCGGCGGCGGCGAGCACGCCGCCGACGCCACGGACATCCAGGAGTTCCTCTCGGCGCCGGTCGGCGCACCGAGCGTCGCCGACGCCGTGTTCGCCAACGCGCAGGTCCACCAGGAGATCCACGACATCCTGCTCGACCGGGACGTTCCGTCGGGCAAGGGCGACGAGGGCGCCTGGGCGCCGTCGATCGACGACGCCGAGGCGTTCGAGATCGTCGAGGAGGCGACCGACGCCGTCGCCGACGAACTCGGCTTCGAGATCACGTTCGGGCTCGACGTCGCCGCCGCGGAGATGTACGACGAGGACGAAGGCGGCTACGTCTACGGCGATCAGGTCCGCGACACCGAGGAGCAGATCGACTACATCGCCGAGCTCGTCGAGGAGTACGACCTCGCGTACGTCGAGGATCCCCTCGACGAGAACGACTTCGACGCCTTTACCGAGCTCACCGACCGCGTCGGCGACCAGACGCTGATCTGCGGCGACGACCTGTTCGTCACCAACGTCGAGCGGCTGGAGCGGGGCATCGAGCAGGACGCCGCCAACAGCATCCTGATCAAGCCCAACCAGATCGGCACCCTCAGCGACGCGTTCGACGCGATCGAGCTCGCCGCCCGGAACGAGTACGGGACGATCGTCTCCCACCGCTCGGGCGAGACCGAGGACACGACCATCGCACACCTTGCCGTCGCGACCGACGCCGAGTTCATCAAGACCGGCGCCGTCGGCGGCGAGCGCACCGCAAAACTCAACGAACTCATCCGCATCGCGGACGACGCAGCATGA
- the rpsB gene encoding 30S ribosomal protein S2, translated as MTDNDAEQEGLDAAQEEVDQEPEPGAGPAAEPDEAEPVEGDDESTADAEEAEAEPQLDEDVMSDEEADLLIPVEDYLGAGVHIGTQQKTADMERFIHRVRTDGLYVLDVGTTDQRIRTAADFLANYEPEQILVTSSRQYGRFPAEKFAEAVGARARTGRFIPGTLTNPKYDGYIEPDVLVVTDPIGDSQAVKEAITVGIPVIAMCDSNNSTSNVDLVVPTNNKGRKALSVVYWLLANETLDRRGAEPAYALDDFESGI; from the coding sequence ATGACAGACAACGACGCAGAACAGGAGGGCCTCGACGCGGCGCAAGAGGAGGTCGACCAGGAGCCGGAACCCGGCGCCGGTCCGGCCGCCGAGCCCGACGAGGCCGAGCCCGTAGAGGGCGACGATGAATCGACCGCCGACGCCGAGGAGGCCGAGGCCGAACCGCAGCTCGACGAGGACGTCATGTCCGACGAGGAGGCCGACCTCCTCATTCCCGTCGAGGACTACCTGGGCGCCGGCGTCCACATCGGCACCCAGCAGAAGACCGCCGACATGGAGCGGTTCATTCACCGCGTCCGCACCGACGGTCTGTACGTGCTCGACGTCGGGACGACCGACCAGCGGATCCGCACGGCCGCGGACTTCCTGGCGAACTACGAGCCCGAGCAGATTCTCGTCACGTCGTCGCGCCAGTACGGTCGCTTCCCCGCCGAGAAGTTCGCGGAAGCGGTCGGCGCGCGCGCCCGCACCGGTCGCTTCATCCCGGGCACGCTGACGAACCCGAAGTACGACGGCTACATCGAGCCGGACGTGCTGGTCGTCACGGACCCGATCGGTGACTCCCAGGCTGTCAAGGAAGCGATCACGGTCGGCATCCCCGTGATCGCGATGTGCGACTCGAACAACTCGACGAGCAACGTCGACCTCGTGGTCCCCACGAACAACAAGGGCCGCAAGGCGCTGTCGGTCGTCTACTGGCTGCTGGCCAACGAGACGCTCGACCGCCGCGGCGCCGAGCCCGCCTACGCTCTCGACGACTTCGAGAGCGGCATCTGA
- a CDS encoding DUF7344 domain-containing protein, with protein sequence MSQVTEDQVDLSPDQIYEILGHAYRRHTLCVLHSRAGAVDLDELATQVAARCRDEPVAEIDEDDRDAVLVELHHNHIPRLSSAGLVDYDPGASGAVELVGDIEPLLPTLRSGGEELREYRLD encoded by the coding sequence ATGAGTCAGGTCACGGAGGATCAGGTAGACCTCTCGCCCGACCAGATCTACGAGATCCTCGGGCACGCCTACCGCCGACATACGCTGTGCGTGCTCCACTCGCGGGCCGGCGCCGTCGACCTCGACGAGCTGGCGACCCAAGTCGCAGCGCGGTGCCGGGACGAGCCGGTGGCCGAGATCGACGAGGACGACCGGGACGCCGTGCTGGTCGAACTCCATCACAACCACATCCCGCGGCTCAGTAGTGCGGGCCTCGTCGACTACGACCCGGGCGCGAGCGGCGCGGTCGAACTGGTCGGCGACATCGAGCCGCTGCTGCCGACGCTCCGGTCCGGCGGCGAGGAGCTGCGGGAGTACCGCCTTGACTGA
- a CDS encoding beta-ketoacyl-ACP reductase — protein sequence MPMDQRTCLVTGASRGIGRGIAEHLASEGANVVVNFRASEKEAADAVEEIRSNGGSAIKAQADVTGRREVEAMRDLIHDEFGEIDVLVNNAGITQDTRFEEMTREEWDQVMDVNLGGVFNVTQTFFEDIKSADEGRLINISSIVGKQGNFGQANYATAKSGLFGFTRTIALELARSGSTANCLAPGFTQTDMLDEVDDEIQEKIRSEIPLDRFAQIDDIAAAVRFLASEESSYITGEVIDVNGGMDL from the coding sequence ATTCCCATGGACCAGCGAACTTGCCTCGTGACGGGCGCATCGCGCGGGATCGGACGCGGCATCGCAGAGCACCTCGCCTCGGAGGGGGCGAACGTGGTCGTGAACTTCCGGGCCTCCGAGAAGGAGGCGGCCGACGCCGTCGAGGAGATTCGCTCGAACGGCGGCAGCGCGATCAAAGCGCAGGCCGACGTGACCGGCCGCCGCGAGGTCGAGGCGATGCGGGACCTGATCCACGACGAGTTCGGCGAGATCGACGTGCTCGTCAACAACGCCGGGATCACGCAGGACACGCGCTTCGAGGAGATGACCCGCGAGGAGTGGGACCAGGTGATGGACGTCAACCTCGGCGGCGTGTTCAACGTGACACAGACGTTCTTCGAGGACATCAAATCGGCCGACGAGGGGCGACTGATCAACATCTCCAGCATCGTCGGCAAGCAGGGGAACTTCGGGCAGGCCAACTACGCGACCGCCAAGAGCGGACTGTTCGGGTTCACCCGGACGATCGCGCTCGAACTCGCCCGCTCGGGGTCGACGGCGAACTGCCTGGCCCCCGGCTTCACGCAGACCGACATGCTCGACGAGGTCGACGACGAGATTCAGGAGAAGATCCGCTCGGAGATCCCGCTCGACCGGTTCGCGCAGATCGACGACATCGCCGCCGCCGTGCGCTTCCTGGCGAGCGAGGAGTCGTCCTATATCACCGGCGAGGTCATCGACGTCAACGGCGGGATGGACCTCTAA
- the phaC gene encoding class III poly(R)-hydroxyalkanoic acid synthase subunit PhaC, with the protein MMNPFTATLDLQRQTWESAAEVVKKSGAAPDANETISEVDVGETPHEVVYEENKLQLYHYESQTEEQHDVPILIVYALINRPYILDLQPDRSVVRTLLENGFDVYLIDWDEPSQLDRSLQLHDYVDRYVDNCVDVVRERSGQDSINLLGYCMGGTMSVMYAALHPEKVRNLGLMAAGLCFSGSGGLLEMWGDEEYFDPEAVTDTFGNVPSDFLDVGFALMDPVENYLTKYVRFYDNVEDEDFVENFARMEEWLGDGIDVAGETFEEFIEDIYQENKLYNNELYLDGKHVDLDEIEMPVLNIVAEYDHLIPPEASKPFNEVVPSDDTEIKEFRTGHIGMSVSSRSHAELWPDVCEWFEERSQVEEDLPGEDRFDEEIEERGEAEVDDEPAEPGEMNVDEEIVDDVTEDDAEAESDGSATTEDDADAALAEDVAGDEAGVDEESDAENGETDGGELAGTDLQELDGIGPTYADELREAGIDSVEELADADVVAIAESTDVPVGRLEDWVDQAQAYRDEN; encoded by the coding sequence ATGATGAACCCATTCACCGCGACGCTCGACCTCCAGCGCCAGACCTGGGAGTCCGCCGCCGAGGTCGTCAAGAAATCGGGTGCGGCGCCCGACGCCAACGAGACCATCTCGGAGGTCGACGTCGGCGAGACGCCCCACGAGGTCGTCTACGAGGAGAACAAGCTCCAGCTCTACCACTACGAGTCCCAGACCGAGGAGCAACACGACGTCCCGATCCTCATCGTCTACGCGCTGATCAACCGACCGTACATCCTCGATCTGCAGCCCGACCGCTCGGTCGTGCGCACGCTCTTGGAGAACGGCTTCGACGTCTACCTGATCGACTGGGACGAGCCCTCCCAGCTCGATCGGTCCCTGCAGCTCCACGACTACGTCGACCGCTACGTCGACAACTGCGTCGACGTCGTCCGCGAGCGCTCGGGGCAGGACAGCATCAACCTGCTGGGCTACTGCATGGGCGGGACGATGAGCGTGATGTACGCCGCGCTCCACCCCGAGAAAGTCCGCAACCTCGGGCTGATGGCCGCCGGACTCTGTTTCTCCGGTAGCGGCGGCCTGCTGGAGATGTGGGGCGACGAGGAGTACTTCGACCCCGAGGCCGTCACCGACACGTTCGGCAACGTTCCTTCGGACTTCCTCGACGTCGGCTTCGCGCTGATGGACCCCGTCGAGAACTACCTCACCAAGTACGTCCGGTTCTACGACAACGTCGAGGACGAGGACTTCGTCGAGAACTTCGCCCGGATGGAGGAGTGGCTCGGCGACGGCATCGACGTCGCCGGCGAGACGTTCGAGGAGTTCATCGAGGACATCTACCAGGAGAACAAGCTGTACAACAACGAGCTCTACCTCGACGGCAAGCACGTCGACCTCGACGAGATCGAGATGCCGGTGCTCAACATCGTCGCCGAGTACGACCACCTGATCCCGCCGGAGGCCTCCAAGCCGTTCAACGAGGTCGTCCCGAGCGACGACACCGAGATCAAGGAGTTCCGCACCGGCCACATCGGGATGAGCGTCTCCTCGCGCTCGCACGCCGAGCTGTGGCCCGACGTCTGCGAGTGGTTCGAGGAGCGCTCGCAGGTCGAGGAGGACCTCCCCGGCGAGGATCGCTTCGACGAGGAGATCGAGGAGCGCGGCGAGGCCGAGGTCGACGACGAGCCCGCCGAGCCGGGGGAGATGAACGTCGACGAGGAGATCGTCGACGACGTCACCGAGGACGACGCCGAAGCAGAATCGGACGGCAGCGCCACGACGGAGGACGACGCCGACGCCGCGCTCGCCGAGGACGTGGCGGGCGACGAGGCCGGTGTCGACGAGGAGAGCGACGCCGAGAACGGCGAGACGGACGGCGGCGAACTCGCCGGCACGGACCTGCAGGAGCTCGACGGCATCGGCCCGACCTACGCCGACGAACTCCGCGAGGCCGGGATCGATTCCGTCGAGGAGCTGGCCGACGCCGACGTCGTCGCGATCGCCGAGTCGACGGACGTCCCGGTCGGTCGCCTGGAGGACTGGGTCGACCAGGCCCAGGCGTACCGCGACGAGAACTGA
- a CDS encoding poly(R)-hydroxyalkanoic acid synthase subunit PhaE: MNDSSTTDAAQHDWTSFMEEMNEQFVDALEQNVEAQAEFVESWSETLESSADDERLGEGVQGYAKAYQVWMDAAQEMVERTADAAEGEEVDVEEFRDVWLNSANQAFKEVMSTSAFAAATGETVQDAMEVRQMADDSAEATLRQLRIPTQSDVEEIGDRLVELERRQHEVERKLDRVLEHLEE; the protein is encoded by the coding sequence ATGAACGACTCATCCACCACAGACGCCGCACAGCACGATTGGACTTCCTTCATGGAAGAGATGAACGAGCAGTTCGTCGACGCCCTCGAACAGAACGTCGAGGCCCAGGCCGAGTTCGTCGAGTCCTGGTCCGAGACACTCGAATCGTCGGCCGACGACGAGCGACTCGGCGAGGGCGTCCAGGGGTACGCCAAGGCCTACCAGGTCTGGATGGACGCCGCCCAGGAGATGGTCGAGCGCACCGCCGACGCCGCCGAGGGCGAGGAGGTCGACGTCGAGGAGTTCCGCGACGTCTGGCTCAACAGCGCCAACCAGGCGTTCAAGGAGGTCATGTCCACGAGCGCGTTCGCCGCAGCGACGGGCGAGACCGTCCAGGACGCCATGGAAGTGCGGCAGATGGCCGACGACAGCGCCGAGGCGACGCTCCGCCAGCTCCGGATCCCGACCCAGAGCGACGTCGAGGAGATCGGCGACCGCCTGGTCGAACTCGAACGCCGCCAGCACGAGGTCGAACGGAAGCTCGACCGCGTGCTCGAGCACCTCGAAGAGTGA
- a CDS encoding AbrB/MazE/SpoVT family DNA-binding domain-containing protein encodes MTDDSSGMQWPPALFAEQMQEAGEQAVESQQELMKQFLSANAGAGGNLSQFPAMTMGTATFKTRVQSGGRISIPDAEREALDIDEGDIVQTIVIPLGDTNE; translated from the coding sequence ATGACGGACGATTCCAGCGGGATGCAGTGGCCGCCGGCGCTGTTCGCAGAGCAGATGCAGGAGGCCGGCGAGCAGGCCGTCGAGAGTCAGCAGGAGCTGATGAAGCAGTTCCTCTCCGCCAACGCCGGCGCGGGAGGGAACCTCTCGCAGTTCCCCGCGATGACGATGGGAACCGCGACGTTCAAGACCCGCGTGCAGAGCGGCGGGCGGATCAGCATCCCCGACGCGGAACGCGAGGCCCTCGACATCGACGAGGGCGACATCGTCCAGACGATCGTCATCCCCCTAGGTGATACCAATGAGTAA
- a CDS encoding MaoC family dehydratase: MSDNTTPANPLSAMTDAWVQMTQTAIESATAVNRAALGTYQDSNGDDRPNDAVSDGGAKAESAPGTEPSELPSLAFEDAEWSFDRSAEDATALAVGDSVTFTKRITAEDVERFAAVSGDTNRLHLDDEFAEDSRFGGRIAHGTLVSGLISAALARLPGLTIYLSQDLEFRGPVELDDRVSAVVEIVEDLGDGQFRLATTIENAESGTTVIDGEAVVLIDELPV; this comes from the coding sequence ATGTCCGACAACACGACGCCCGCAAATCCGCTGTCGGCGATGACCGACGCGTGGGTGCAGATGACGCAGACGGCGATCGAGAGCGCGACCGCCGTGAATCGCGCCGCCCTCGGCACCTACCAGGACAGTAACGGCGACGACCGCCCGAACGACGCCGTGAGCGACGGGGGCGCCAAAGCCGAGTCGGCGCCGGGCACGGAGCCGAGCGAGCTCCCCTCGCTCGCGTTCGAGGACGCCGAGTGGTCGTTCGATCGTTCAGCCGAGGATGCCACCGCGCTCGCGGTCGGCGACAGCGTCACGTTCACGAAGCGGATCACCGCCGAAGACGTCGAGCGGTTCGCCGCGGTCAGCGGCGACACGAATCGCCTGCACCTCGACGACGAGTTCGCCGAGGACTCGCGCTTCGGCGGCCGCATCGCCCACGGGACGCTCGTCTCGGGACTGATCAGCGCCGCGCTCGCGCGCCTCCCCGGGCTCACGATCTACCTCTCGCAGGATCTGGAGTTCCGCGGTCCGGTCGAGCTCGACGACCGAGTCAGCGCGGTCGTCGAGATCGTCGAGGATCTGGGCGACGGCCAGTTCCGGCTCGCGACGACGATCGAGAACGCCGAGTCGGGGACGACCGTGATCGACGGCGAGGCCGTCGTACTGATCGACGAACTACCCGTGTAG
- a CDS encoding ABC transporter ATP-binding protein: MATQGTHSSRTTAEKRDADERERAASRGEAALSIEQVTKSFGTELAVEELSLSVRRGELLTLLGPSGCGKTTTLRLIAGLEQPDEGQIALGDREVSSDETFVAPEDRDVGVVFQGFALFPHLTAAENVAFGLDDYDADAKDARVEELLELVGLADQGDAYPNELSGGQQQRIALARSLAPEPEILLLDEPFSNLDVDLRVEMREEVRRILKEAGVTAVSVTHDQEEALSISDRVAVMNDGRIEQVGRPEAVFQRPTSRFVAGFLGHASFLSASVDGEDVETPIATIDRDRIYGFAPEYDDAEIDVLVRPDDLLAVSADDDDADGRITYRRYLGPSVLYRVELDAGGTIECMHNHSETLDLDERVSVTLTADHELAWFPADAASR, from the coding sequence ATGGCAACTCAGGGCACACACAGTTCGCGGACGACCGCGGAGAAACGGGATGCAGACGAACGGGAACGAGCGGCGTCGCGAGGCGAGGCCGCCCTCTCGATCGAGCAGGTCACGAAATCGTTCGGCACCGAACTCGCCGTCGAGGAGCTGTCGCTGTCGGTCCGACGGGGCGAACTGCTGACGCTGCTGGGCCCCTCGGGCTGCGGGAAGACGACGACGCTGCGCCTGATCGCCGGGCTCGAACAGCCCGACGAGGGGCAGATCGCGCTGGGCGACCGCGAGGTCTCGAGCGACGAGACGTTCGTCGCGCCCGAGGACCGCGACGTCGGCGTCGTGTTCCAGGGGTTCGCGCTGTTTCCCCATCTCACCGCCGCGGAGAACGTCGCGTTCGGGCTGGACGACTACGACGCCGACGCGAAGGACGCCCGCGTCGAGGAGCTGCTCGAACTGGTGGGGCTCGCCGATCAGGGCGACGCCTACCCCAACGAGCTCTCGGGCGGCCAGCAACAGCGGATCGCGCTGGCGCGCTCGCTGGCGCCCGAGCCCGAGATCCTGCTGCTCGACGAACCGTTCTCGAATCTCGACGTCGATCTGCGCGTCGAAATGCGCGAGGAGGTCCGCCGAATTCTCAAGGAGGCCGGCGTCACAGCCGTCTCGGTCACGCACGACCAGGAGGAGGCGCTGTCGATCAGCGACCGGGTCGCCGTGATGAACGACGGCCGAATCGAGCAGGTCGGCCGTCCGGAAGCGGTGTTCCAGCGCCCGACCTCGCGGTTCGTCGCCGGCTTCCTCGGCCACGCGAGCTTCCTGTCGGCGTCGGTCGACGGCGAGGACGTCGAGACGCCGATCGCGACGATCGACCGCGACCGGATCTACGGGTTCGCACCCGAGTACGACGACGCCGAGATCGACGTGCTCGTGCGGCCCGACGACCTGCTCGCCGTGTCGGCCGACGATGACGACGCCGACGGCCGGATCACCTACCGGCGGTATCTGGGGCCGTCGGTGCTGTACCGCGTGGAGCTCGACGCCGGCGGCACGATCGAGTGCATGCACAACCACAGCGAGACGCTCGATCTCGACGAGCGCGTCTCGGTCACGCTCACCGCGGACCACGAACTCGCGTGGTTCCCCGCGGACGCCGCGAGCCGGTAA